A single Anopheles maculipalpis chromosome 3RL, idAnoMacuDA_375_x, whole genome shotgun sequence DNA region contains:
- the LOC126564969 gene encoding mantle protein isoform X2 yields the protein MRMIIVPCCLALMVALVTCEGTAAEDTKAEETQVEAKESQNVEKRGLHSSFGDFGHDFGGHDEHHHHEHIKTVTIEKKVPVPYTVEKHVPYTIEKKVPYEVKVPIPQPYIVEKKVPVHYKEVVKYPVHVPAPYTVEKKVPYEVKYPVDKPYEVKVHVPQPYTVEKKVPYEVKVHVPVPYTVEKKVPYEVKVEVPVPKPYTVIKKVPYEVKVPVDKPYKVEVPKPYKVEVKVPYPAPYTVEKKVPYTVEKAVPYEVKVPIDKPYPVYKEVKVPVEKEVPYPVKVPVHVPVHVHKEEHHDHSYEHHDLH from the exons ATGCGAATG ATTATTGTTCCTTGTTGTCTTGCCCTTATGGTGGCACTAGTCACATGCGAGGGTACTGCTGCAGAGGACACGAAGGCGGAGGAAACCCAAGTAGAGGCGAAGGAATCGCAGAATGTAGAGAAGCGCGGACTGCACTCCTCCTTTGGCGATTTCGGCCATGACTTCGGTGGACACGATGAACATCACCATCACGAACACATCAAGACGGTCACGATCGAGAAGAAGGTCCCGGTGCCGTACACCGTCGAGAAGCACGTCCCGTACACGATAGAGAAGAAGGTACCGTACGAGGTGAAGGTCCCGATCCCGCAGCCCTACATCGTCGAGAAGAAGGTTCCGGTGCACTACAAGGAAGTGGTGAAATACCCAGTCCACGTGCCGGCCCCATACACCGTCGAGAAAAAGGTCCCGTACGAGGTGAAGTATCCCGTCGACAAGCCGTACGAGGTGAAGGTGCACGTTCCCCAGCCCTACACCGTCGAGAAGAAGGTGCCGTACGAGGTGAAGGTGCACGTCCCAGTCCCGTACACCGTCGAGAAGAAGGTCCCGTACGAGGTGAAGGTGGAGGTGCCCGTCCCGAAACCGTACACCGTCATCAAGAAGGTCCCGTACGAGGTGAAGGTCCCAGTCGACAAGCCGTACAAG GTGGAGGTCCCGAAACCCTACAAGGTGGAAGTTAAGGTACCGTACCCAGCACCCTACACCGTCGAAAAGAAGGTGCCGTACACGGTGGAGAAGGCGGTCCCGTATGAGGTGAAGGTACCGATCGACAAGCCGTACCCAGTGTACAAGGAGGTGAAAGTTCCGGTCGAGAAGGAGGTCCCGTACCCCGTGAAGGTCCCAGTACATGTACCAGTCCATGTTCACAAAGAAGAACACCATGATCATTCGTATGAACATCACGATCTGCACTAA
- the LOC126565296 gene encoding proteasome subunit alpha type-5 — protein MFLTRSEYDRGVNTFSPEGRLFQVEYAIEAIKFGSTAIGISTPEGVVMAVEKRITSSLIEPSKMEKIVEVDRHIGCATSGLMADSRTLLDRARIECQNHWFVYNERMSVESCAQAVSNVAIQFGDGDDTDSAMSRPFGVAILFAGIENGEPQLWHMDPSGTYIRFDAKAIGSGSEGAQQNLQEYYLPTMTIKEAINLALSTLKQVMEEKLNSTNVEVMTMTPKDLFRMFTKEEVEEYINNMS, from the exons ATGTTCCTGACCCGCTCCGAGTATGACCGTGGCGTAAACACTTTCTCGCCCGAAGGACGTCTGTTTCAGGTTGAATATGCCATTGAGGCGATCAAATTTGGATCCACTGCGATTGGAATTAGCACACCGGAGG GTGTTGTGATGGCGGTGGAGAAACGTATTACCTCATCGCTGATAGAACCGTCGAAGATGGAAAAGATCGTAGAAGTTGACCGTCATATAGGATGTGCCACCTCGGGCTTGATGGCCGATTCGCGAACGCTGCTGGATCGTGCGCGTATCGAGTGCCAAAATCATTGGTTCGTGTACAACGAGCGAATGTCGGTAGAATCGTGTGCACAGGCGGTATCGAATGTGGCTATCCAGTTTGGCGATGGTGACGATACGGATTCGGCCATGAGTCGACCGTTTGGTGTAGCTATACTCTTTGCCGGGATTGAGAATGGTGAACCGCAGCTTTGGCATATGGATCCGTCCGGGACGTACATTCGGTTCGATGCAAAGGCCATTGGTTCCGGTAGTGAAGGAGCGCAACAGAATTTGCAG GAGTACTATCTGCCTACAATGACCATAAAGGAAGCGATCAATTTAGCCCTTAGCACGCTGAAGCAAGTAATGGAAGAGAAGCTTAACTCAACTAACGTTGAAGTCATGACGATGACACCGAAGGATTTGTTCCGGATGTTTACCAAGGAGGAAGTTGAGGAGTACATCAACAACATGAGCTAA
- the LOC126565922 gene encoding protein phosphatase 1 regulatory subunit 42-like, translated as MTKHKVFSKKAKTNLTHLYLNDKNLTKISNIYPTKNILVLYLHNNQISKIEKLNAFAHLTHLYLQWNNLRKIENLDSLKNLKQLYLGYNKITRLENLGGLKKLEQLHIERQQLDGAVRFDFDPECLCALANHLKVLNIKKLKLANIDALEPLWKLEILLASENNFKSTDDITPVISALYSLRVLDLQGCSAQRDVHYREKVTAAAGHKLLLLDGKMISQSTRNFIKNFQTVKLEKQRRASEKPKTADTGTNSKTSFDSVNSERSNGPTGGFVDPFSAVLPHKFPGNSLFQVSTRRPVCTRVLRKPIKSPLLTKTMSANFCDEMVAFRSNELHPTTTVVMLQGKEIKAGTPVFKDKLRAHRKIQSLPTIDH; from the exons ATGACCAAACATAAAGTGTTTTCAAAAAAGGCCAAGACCAACTTAACGCACCTTTACCTGAACGATAAAAATTTGACCAAGATA aGTAACATTTACCCAACGAAAAATATACTCGTCCTTTATCTGCACAATAACCAGATAAGCAAAATTGAAAAGCTAAACGCATTCGCGCATCTTACACACCTGTACCTACAGTGGAACAATTTGCGAAAAATCGAGAATTTGGACAGTTTGAAAAACCTCAAGCAGCTCTACCTGGGATACAACAAAATAACGCGTTTGGAAAATTTGGGTGGTCTCAAAAAACTCGAACAACTCCACATCGAACGGCAGCAACTGGATGGGGCAGTACGGTTCGACTTTGACCCggaatgtttgtgtgctttggcG AACCATTTGAAGGTGTTGAACATCAAAAAGTTGAAGCTCGCGAACATCGACGCGTTGGAACCGTTGTGGAAGTTGGAAATTCTGCTCGCCTCGGAGAACAATTTCAAATCTACGGACGACATAACGCCCGTCATAAGTGCACTGTACTCGTTGCGTGTTCTCGATCTGCAGGGCTGTTCGGCTCAGCGCGATGTGCACTATCGGGAGAAGGTCACGGCAGCCGCTGGTCACAAGCTTT TGCTACTAGACGGCAAGATGATATCGCAGTCGACGCGCAACTTTATCAAAAACTTCCAAACCGTCAAGCTGGAAAAGCAACGGCGTGCCAgcgaaaaacccaaaacagcCGACACCGGCACGAACTCCAAAACGTCCTTCGACAGTGTGAACAGTGAGCGAAGCAACGGACCGACCGGTGGGTTCGTCGATCCGTTCAGTGCCGTGCTGCCGCACAAGTTCCCAGGCAACTCACTGTTCCAGGTGTCGACCCGGCGGCCGGTCTGCACGCGAGTACTCCGTAAGCCCATCAAATCGCCGCTGCTCACGAAAACGATGTCGGCCAACTTTTGTGACGAGATGGTAGCATTCCGCTCGAACGAGCTGCACCCGACGACGACCGTTGTAATGCTGCAGGGCAAAGAGATAAAGGCGGGGACGCCGGTGTTTAAGGATAAATTGCGTGCACATCGGAAGATACAATCGTTGCCCACGATCGATCACTAA
- the LOC126564969 gene encoding mantle protein isoform X1 — protein MRMIIVPCCLALMVALVTCEGTAAEDTKAEETQVEAKESQNVEKRGLHSSFGDFGHDFGGHDEHHHHEHIKTVTIEKKVPVPYTVEKHVPYTIEKKVPYEVKVPIPQPYIVEKKVPVHYKEVVKYPVHVPAPYTVEKKVPYEVKYPVDKPYEVKVHVPQPYTVEKKVPYEVKVHVPVPYTVEKKVPYEVKVEVPVPKPYTVIKKVPYEVKVPVDKPYKVEVPKPYPVEVPKPYPVVVEKKVPYEVKVPVDKPYKVEVPKPYKVEVKVPYPAPYTVEKKVPYTVEKAVPYEVKVPIDKPYPVYKEVKVPVEKEVPYPVKVPVHVPVHVHKEEHHDHSYEHHDLH, from the exons ATGCGAATG ATTATTGTTCCTTGTTGTCTTGCCCTTATGGTGGCACTAGTCACATGCGAGGGTACTGCTGCAGAGGACACGAAGGCGGAGGAAACCCAAGTAGAGGCGAAGGAATCGCAGAATGTAGAGAAGCGCGGACTGCACTCCTCCTTTGGCGATTTCGGCCATGACTTCGGTGGACACGATGAACATCACCATCACGAACACATCAAGACGGTCACGATCGAGAAGAAGGTCCCGGTGCCGTACACCGTCGAGAAGCACGTCCCGTACACGATAGAGAAGAAGGTACCGTACGAGGTGAAGGTCCCGATCCCGCAGCCCTACATCGTCGAGAAGAAGGTTCCGGTGCACTACAAGGAAGTGGTGAAATACCCAGTCCACGTGCCGGCCCCATACACCGTCGAGAAAAAGGTCCCGTACGAGGTGAAGTATCCCGTCGACAAGCCGTACGAGGTGAAGGTGCACGTTCCCCAGCCCTACACCGTCGAGAAGAAGGTGCCGTACGAGGTGAAGGTGCACGTCCCAGTCCCGTACACCGTCGAGAAGAAGGTCCCGTACGAGGTGAAGGTGGAGGTGCCCGTCCCGAAACCGTACACCGTCATCAAGAAGGTCCCGTACGAGGTGAAGGTCCCAGTCGACAAGCCGTACAAGGTGGAGGTCCCGAAACCGTACCCGGTGGAAGTCCCCAAACCGTACCCGGTTGTCGTCGAGAAGAAGGTTCCGTACGAGGTGAAGGTCCCAGTCGACAAGCCTTACAAGGTGGAGGTCCCGAAACCCTACAAGGTGGAAGTTAAGGTACCGTACCCAGCACCCTACACCGTCGAAAAGAAGGTGCCGTACACGGTGGAGAAGGCGGTCCCGTATGAGGTGAAGGTACCGATCGACAAGCCGTACCCAGTGTACAAGGAGGTGAAAGTTCCGGTCGAGAAGGAGGTCCCGTACCCCGTGAAGGTCCCAGTACATGTACCAGTCCATGTTCACAAAGAAGAACACCATGATCATTCGTATGAACATCACGATCTGCACTAA